cacagatactcctgttgggcacggggctgcaagtttaaaagttgtttttttaggacaataactgcatcacctgccgaacggaccccaggagagatcttggattaaaaacagctatctgaatgtacaggtggtttggggggggggggtcagattgtgggtacagagtcgctttaaaaaatgGTGATGTGTTCAATACCTATTTCACCCACTAAATATATATACCCAACACactttgagagagagagagagagagagagagagagagagagagagagagattttttACAtagttctttgaattttttttaataatggagtaCCTACCTACTGCACCACTGGTCATCCAGGAAATAACGTGTTATAACACAAATGAGCTTTCTGCTTTTTTTAATGCTGTTGACAATCAGGTCTAGACGTGGTAATCCAGCTTCAAAATCTCTTTCCTCAAAACAGAATTTAAATCTGCAGTTCTTATCTTCTTCAAGAGGAAGCAGATATTGATCGACCCATTGCATGTCTTTCTGGGCATGAATGATATAAGCATCATATTCAAACCTTTGGTTACCTGGGTCAATTTCTTTAAACCCAAGTATTTTGCTCTCTAAAACATTCCAGTAAAATGTTATTCTCCAGCCTTCAAGGTGTAGCAGCAAAGATAAAACCAGCAGCCAGCTCACAACAGTAAAGCTAACCATAAATAATAGCTGAAAAGGTGCATTATCTTTACAGGGTGAATTATCAAATTTTTCGACCATAACCCCATGGTATCCGTTAGGTGTATTACAGATATACTGTGTGTCTCGATTTGGGACACTTGTATTTGTGGTATTAAGCCAGTTTGCAAACCAAGCTATGCTTTCACATGTGCAATCAAATGGGTTATTGAACATATTTAAAGTCTTGAggttattaaaaacatttttgaaaATGTTTTCTTCAACGGACGTTATTCGATTTTTATGTAGATCAAGAATAGTTAGTGATCTCTGATCTGCAAACAGGGATGGCGGCAGTATGTTAACATTATTTTCCCCCAAGTTCAAGATACTTAAATTTGAGAGGCCCCTAAAAACTTCAGCAGGTATCTCACTAAAGCCATTTGAAAGCAAGTCAAGAATTTCAAGTTTATGAAGCCCTTTTAGAAAAAATACAGGACCACCAGGGTTAGCCTTTTTCCACAATTGAGCGAGGTTGTTGTGCTGTAAACTCAGAATTCTTAGATTATGAAGCTCACTAAATAAATCTTCTTCTATGTTGGCGATATTGTTGTTACCAAGATCCAGATGGGTTAGGTTGCGTAGACAGTTAAAAGGGGAATCGCTTAGGCTTTTAAATGTTAATGCAGTCTTCCTAAGATACAGCTTTTCAAGGGAAGGAATATTACAAAATGTACTGGTTGTTAGGGTCAAATTTGTGTTATATGAAAGATAAATCTGTTTAATACTATGAAGACCTTCAAATTCCCGACCAGTAAGGTACTGGTTGATATGGTTAATCCCTAAATCAAGCACCTCTAGGTGTTCCAGACCATAAAAAGCTCCAGATTCTATTTTAGTTAAACCAGTATGTGTCAGATTCAGTAATATTATGGGTGACTTTGAAAGAGATGAAAAGGTTTTGTTGGTAAAACTTTGAAATGTGCAATCGCTGAGGCTTAAATGCGTTAGGCTTCTCAGACCGGTGAAAGTATGTTCGGAAAAGTTAACGTTTTTACTTTGTTCCATGTAGAGGTATTGCAGGTTTTGAAGCCATTTGAATGAAAAGTCCTCAATTCTGGGGTCCTTTGAACTGCTAAAAAACCTTTTCAAATTCAGGTATGTCACATTTGATAAACCATTAAACGCTCCAGAGGTCAGATGGTTGACTTGGTTTTCTTCCAAGTTTAGACTTCTCAAATGATCCAAATAAATAAACGAATTGTCATCAATCTGTGACAAACTGTTTTTAGAAATATCCAGACTTATTAAATTTGTAGAATTCAAGCCTTTAAAGGTTGCATTGTGTATTTTACTAATCTGGGAATTAACCAGAACAAGAACCTTAATTTGTGTGTCTGCCAACTGTGAGCAAAGATCCTCTGTTAACTTGGGCCCAAGGGTCATGTTAGCCATTGTCAGTGTATGAAGATAGGTCAGTTGTTGAAAACAGTGCGCTTGAATCTGTGAAAGAGAAAACCTTGTAGATTAGATTAGATGTGAATGAATATATGAATGGAGTAAACCTTCATTAAAAATCTGAAAAATCAAGTCAATTTTGCCATGCAGAAAtgcacaaattaaaggggtagtccggcaggggggcatttttttcctgacaccagggaggaggtggctgagggaaacaatgtccactcacctccctggttccagcggcgggtcccgcatcgcctcgcggtgagtggacgtcgtttccctcagccacctccccccccggtcccagggaaaaaatgccccccgccggagttccccttttaaaagTGTGTCTTCAGAGCAGTAGCGGTAGTCATAACCCTCAAATATACAGATTTAGGCCAAGTTCCCACATTGAGAGATAGAGGCCCTTCTGTGATACGGCCATGTCAAAAAACGGCCACTGTTTGAAATGTTCAACCTGGCCCGCACTGCAATACCAGCTGggttaacatcacttctttttaattggaatgcgggtacTTTAGGGTGTGCCCGCGCTCCAATTAGCCCCAGCAGAcctgcaaacctgcaacaactgCTGTTGAAAATATGTGCATACCTTTATTTCAATAATTGAACCCTCCAGCGTGGAAATGtcacacttttaggctgggttcacactatttatatttgaggctgtatttggtcctcatgtcaggtcctcatagcaaccaaaaccaggagtggattgaaaacacagaaaggctctgtccacacaatgttgaaattgagtagatggcagccatataacggtaaataacttccattatttcaatacaacagccgttgttttaaaataacagcaaatatttgccattaaatgacggccatccaattacaacattatgtgaacatagcctttctgtgttttcaatccactccttgttttggttgctatacagcctcaaaaatacagcctcaaatatacgtagtgtgaacccagccttaattgaTAAGCAAATTAGCCCTAAAGGCCCACCAGGTTTTCCCCTGGGCTGTAAAAGCCCAACAAAATACAGCCCATCAACCTGTTAGCAACATTTCTTAAAAAAAGGCTACAAGCAGCCTGACAAGCATTGCTAACAAGTGAATGGGATGCATTTTGCTGGATTTTTGAAATCCTGGGGAATACCCCCTTGGGCTTTTATTGCTACTTTGCAGACCAATTAAAAACATGATATCTCCACAATGGAGAGATAAAATATCAAAACAAAGGTATGCACAGATTCAGGGTTAGAAGCTCTAAAGGGCAATGGTCTTAATTTACTCGCCAAAATCTTGCTCATATGCATACTTAGCTGTCAGATCAGAAATTATGGCAAAGTGAAGGCTGAGTAAACAAAAAAGTGCTTATAAAAACTGACTGTACCTTTATAATCTGCATACTATAGCTAGATAAATAACTATTGATGCACTGCCCGTCCCCATAATACGGATCCATACCCAGCCATCCTGACGCTTCTGATGATTATCAGTTGAGTGGGCCGGCCAGGGATAGACCAGAATGGCAGTACACACACGGACACAAGGCTAGATTTAAAACTGCAcagaaatggcacagaggatgaagatgAGAGACATAACTTGTACCTCAGTGTCCTGTGCGcactagggagatatcagcaggttaggttcatCTAACTTACTGATAGTTCTTCTTTAACCAGCAGCAGGAGGGTTCCCCTGACCACCTGTATATGTAACACCTTACCTCTTTCACAGGATTGGTTGAGAGATCAAGCTTCTGCAAAGACATGTTCCCAAGAAATATAAAATCCTCTTTTTTCAGTTCTTTAATCATATTATGAGAATACGAAAGCTCAGTGAGGTTTGATAGTTGTGGTTTGTCTCCTAAAGCTGTAGATGTCATTTTGTTGTGAGACATATCAAGAATGCGCAAGATCTGTCAAGAATAAAATCATGACTTTAATTACATTGATAACAACATCTACAACcccaattctaaaaaaaaactatgtacaaACATGTGTAATGTGTAAAACATAGAAGACATCAGATGTTGAAATTGAGAATGTTGCCATGTCATGAAAATTTTTTACTATAATTAGAACTTGCAGCAATGCATCTAGAAATGGCAGCAATTCACCTCAATAATGTTGGAACAGGGCAAGAAAAGGCTTAAAAAGTAAATGGTACTAATATAAAAACAACTGTAGGTGCAATTTGTAGCAAAGTCCACCTTCTTCACCGTCATCTTCTCTGGGCCAAAGCTCATGGTCAGCTAATATAAAATTTGAAATTCTTTTTGAAAATCGCTGTCATCGTATCCTGTAGACTCAAGAGGAGAGGAACAACATATGCCCACATCCAGACAAAGTCTCTTTTAGGTAAGACCATGTCGAAACACATACTGCATTCTGCACCACAACATGGCTACATAATAGAAGAGTCCCGATGCTGAACAGGTCTGCATACAGTCTAAACGTATCAGCAAATAGAAGACAGACAAGAATGGGGCAATGTTCCTTTCCTAAAACTCCAGCAATTGGTCTATTTGGCAACTTTCTCAAAAaaaattttgggaaaaaaaagaaagaaatggctCTGTGccattttaggccatgttcacacactgtattttgaaATTAAACAATAGCCATTGTTTAACAACATTGATTTATTATATTAGAGTGTATGAAAACGTGGCTGTAGGGCGCCAGACATACGATGGGTAAGCATCTTGTATGATCACTTTAGATATTTGTGGGATTAGGCGGATAGTGTATTTAGTAATCCTGCGAGGCTGTGTGGATACACCGCATGGTTACATACATTGACTTTCTTTGATGTTTACATAATATAGTGGTATATTCCAACATTTTGTAAGACCAAGGTGTCTTGGCTGTCATTTACTACTGGATTCCTTTTGcactaaaaagattttttatgtgatttttaatCATATcaataaaaattgttatatttaaaACTTTAGCTTTGTTGTGGTGTAATTGTTATcttttaaaaagctaattaattACTTTAATTGGACCGGTTACATTATGGTAAATTAACTCTGCAAAGCAGAGACCAGTGTTAATTGTTGTGTCCGTTggaactactgtatatacactgtatatactacggccgtggttttctgcggctgtacaaaataactgacatgttgtgtagccgctattcagtgaacagtggccatacaagatagcctgtactcacagtgtaaagtacggctctcgGACATACTTTATATTGTGggctatggcaaattggagtgtgggtacacccaaatgtgcccacatttCAATTCAAATACAGTTTGGGCCGGGTGAAAATCTCAGACATCAGCCATTGTTTGACCAGGTTAATTTTTTCCATGGCATGGTAACATGTCTCACCTACAACATCTGATATAAATTCTATATTCTAGTGAATAAAATATGAGTCTATGAGATTTGCAAATAATAGCATTGTTTTATTTACATGTCACACAAGGTCCCAATGTTTTGCAAATGGGAATGTACATGGAACTGCAACTAACATCCTGAATGTCAGAATGAATAATACCTGGAGGTTCTGAAATGGGTTTCCAGTAATTTCTTTTATTCCATTAGAATTAAGTCTCAGCTCATCAAGACCAGTGCAGGAATGCAAGGCTTTTTGTGGGATCTTGGTAAATTCATTGTGCTGTAAGTTTAGTATTTTAAGCAATGACAATTGTTGACATAAGGTTGTTTCCAAGTCATGGAGAGTATTATAACCAACATCCAAATGCTGAAGTTTGTCGTATCTGGAGAGATTGGCTACAGGCAATGTCTTCAGTCGATTGTGGGAAAGGTCTAAAATTGTAATGGTTGATGGAAGGTCAGAAGGTATAGTAGATAATTCCAAGTGACTGCAATCAGCTTTCTCTGCTGTGACCTTACAGTGATGTTCAGCCTTAATAGGTATCAGGATTATGATACACATAGTGCATACCACATACACAGGGAATAAGTATGCATGTTTCATCTTGTCTCTCTAATgggaaaaattacaaaaatatatttattatgtagcCAGACACAAAACATGAATAAACATTATAAAAATTGTAAACCTAAACTATACAAGACTACAAAGCTAACACACACCCCGTTCCTTTCTTATAACAGACTAACCAGTCTGATGACAATAATATACATACTGCAGAGACGCAAGCTCATCTCTGGTTAAAGTAGACCTGTCAGTGGGAAAACAGAAGTGTAAATAAGCCCATGGCTAAATCTAGGCAAGTGTATATGGACAGTAATGCATATATTGTACTCTGTGCATATGCTGATTATATTTGCAGGGCCAGGTGTTTTTGCAACTCACTTAGCGAAAGTTAATGGCATGAATGAGGTATGTGGCAATGCTCTGCTCATTGCTGCTCAGCGTACAGAAGCAGAGAGACTTTGAGCAGGAGTGCCTGCTTCTATACCAACTTCTGCACCATGCTGCCCTATGCCATTATCAAAAAGCACCAAGGAACAAAGTATTGTAATGTTATGACAATTATCTTGGTGGTGGCTAAATCTGTACATTTGATCCTGACCCCACAAGGGTTATCAGATAATTTTCCCTCCATAATGctcttttaaaatttatttttttaaaagtcaacttaaagtgactctgtacccacaatctgcccccccccccccaaaccacttgtaccttcggatagctgcttttaatctaagatctgtcctgtggtccatttggcagatgatgcagttattgtccgaaaaaatacttttaaacttgaagccccgt
Above is a window of Dendropsophus ebraccatus isolate aDenEbr1 chromosome 7, aDenEbr1.pat, whole genome shotgun sequence DNA encoding:
- the TLR3 gene encoding toll-like receptor 3, whose protein sequence is MKHAYLFPVYVVCTMCIIILIPIKAEHHCKVTAEKADCSHLELSTIPSDLPSTITILDLSHNRLKTLPVANLSRYDKLQHLDVGYNTLHDLETTLCQQLSLLKILNLQHNEFTKIPQKALHSCTGLDELRLNSNGIKEITGNPFQNLQILRILDMSHNKMTSTALGDKPQLSNLTELSYSHNMIKELKKEDFIFLGNMSLQKLDLSTNPVKEIQAHCFQQLTYLHTLTMANMTLGPKLTEDLCSQLADTQIKVLVLVNSQISKIHNATFKGLNSTNLISLDISKNSLSQIDDNSFIYLDHLRSLNLEENQVNHLTSGAFNGLSNVTYLNLKRFFSSSKDPRIEDFSFKWLQNLQYLYMEQSKNVNFSEHTFTGLRSLTHLSLSDCTFQSFTNKTFSSLSKSPIILLNLTHTGLTKIESGAFYGLEHLEVLDLGINHINQYLTGREFEGLHSIKQIYLSYNTNLTLTTSTFCNIPSLEKLYLRKTALTFKSLSDSPFNCLRNLTHLDLGNNNIANIEEDLFSELHNLRILSLQHNNLAQLWKKANPGGPVFFLKGLHKLEILDLLSNGFSEIPAEVFRGLSNLSILNLGENNVNILPPSLFADQRSLTILDLHKNRITSVEENIFKNVFNNLKTLNMFNNPFDCTCESIAWFANWLNTTNTSVPNRDTQYICNTPNGYHGVMVEKFDNSPCKDNAPFQLLFMVSFTVVSWLLVLSLLLHLEGWRITFYWNVLESKILGFKEIDPGNQRFEYDAYIIHAQKDMQWVDQYLLPLEEDKNCRFKFCFEERDFEAGLPRLDLIVNSIKKSRKLICVITRYFLDDQWCSRFMIHQAINQAIEKSQDSIVLLFLEDIPDYKLNSIHLRRGMVKSRCILEWPVQKERLNAFQQKLKIALGSSNIVK